The Lampris incognitus isolate fLamInc1 chromosome 15, fLamInc1.hap2, whole genome shotgun sequence genomic interval TTTGAACCACCTGACTGATGGAGCAGTCGGCCTCCTGACCCACCTCCGTCAGACGAATGTCACATTCTGTGATGCTGATGTTGTGAGACATTCCGTCCTCCAACAGCTTACCTCCATCCTACaaacaagcacagacacacacaaacacagtgacaaagagtgatgaagagggagaCAAGAGAAAGAGGGGCCAGCAAATCATATTTGGCATTTACTGTACTTGTGTTTGAATGTGACATGGTGCGGGCAGTTGTTCCCAGAAGGGATAAAGGCGGTCCTGAGGACCTTAGACACAAGTTTCTACCGGATGTTGTTGCCTTTCGACACTGAACTGTGacccaaactctctctctctaaactgCTTCCTGTATGTGTGGTAAAGGCATTTCTTTTTCGGATCAGAGCAGTCCAAGGTCAAAGATACTGATGGCCTTCCTGCCATTTTAGGGACTTTCTAACCCCACCATGAATTCTTCTCACAGGCAGACAACGGAAATCTTGGAGGGAAGAGAAGCGTGAGAAGGGCAAATCCACATTTGCCCCTCTTGGGGAAACAACGCCTACACAGCTTTCCATTATTGCATGTTTTCAACACATATCTATGAATAATTGAAAATCCTTGTGCTTTTGAGCTTTTTTGTCTGAGTACTTTACCTCACTGTGCCTCTATATTGAGACAAGTGAGCTACACTGGCTTTGCTTTGGTTGGGATGGGAACCCAGTGTGTTAGGTTTCAGAAAATATTGAGTACATTTTTCATCAAGTTGATGTTGTTTTCcccacatttttacttttttttttctattcctcTAACCACAGAGAGAGAAAACCAGTTTCTGTATAGGTAACGGCTGTATTAAAAAGGATTTGGCGCAGCTTACTATTTACAACATTACAGCAACTTGGTAAACAGGTCTACAGATTCTCTCACTGTGATCCTATGCCCCGCCTCACCTCACCCAGCCTGTTGCATGAGAGGTTGATGGTCTTCAGGGTGTTGTTCTGAGCAAGTGCTTTAGCCAGGACAGCGGCGGTAGGTTCGGTCATCTCATTGGCCCCCAAATGCAGGTGGAGTAAAGTGTGGTTCCACCGCAAGGCTTTTCCTATTGCTTGACCCCCCTCATCTCCCAAACGGTTGAGTCGCAGGTTGAGGGAAAGCAGGGTGGAGTTCTTGGACAGGGCAGATGCTATAGCTTGGGCTCCCGGGCCTCTGATGTCATTGTCATAGATGTTTAGGGTTTCCAGTTTGCTTCTGTTGAGCAACTTGCTAACGGCTCTGGCTCCCCTGTCTCCTATCAGGTTGTGAGAAAAGTCGAGCTCCCTCAGGGACGGGTGGTCCAAGAGGTGTCTCACCAGCATCCGGCATTTTTCATCTTCCACTTTACTTTGTTGGAGCCTCAGGACCTACGAAAAACAGACAGCATATTGATTAATGCAGTTTCTATGCTGATTATTTTTTGTGGGACaagcgttttttttctttctgtcattTTTTAGGTAGCATTTAAAATGGCACTACTGCAGAACATTTACAAGGTATATGAGACAAAACAGAGTAAACAGTTCCGAGGGATAATTTCAGTTCAAAATAACTATGATTATATACAGGGCCCTAATATGGTCCATCTCTTAAACAGCAACTGGTGATGCCTTTGCAGTGATGAAACCATGTGACATAACTGTTGTATTAAAAAATGGCTTATTGAGGTTGCAGCCTGGGGTGCTGTTGTCTTTCCTTTGACATAGCATAGCACACAGTTGTTGCTGACTTGGGCTGTGCCAACAAAAATGTTGTTTCGCCGCATTTAAAACATCTTTTCAAGGGATGCTCCAAGGCTGATAAGGAAGTGGATGATGCCGAAATTAAAGAAAGAAGACCAGTCAACCAAATTCCATCCTATGCCACAAAGCAGTACACAAAAGGTGGGATGCCATCAAACGTTTTAGAAAGAATCAATGATCACCTTCAACGTCTTGCATGACATCAGGGCCCAAGCCAGGGACTCGCAGTCCCGTAAGGTGATCTCAAACATTTTCCACTCAAAGTTCATGCCACAGTCCTTCACCCTGTACATCAAATGCAGCTCTTCCAAGCTGGTTAGCTTGTCTAGCAGGATACCGAAGTCAAAGTGGTCCATAGATGGTCGATCAGAGCCACTGTCACTAGCTGAATCCAAGCACTCCTCCTCTTCTGCCTGCTGGGGCTCCTTGATGGGCAGCAGCAACTGGGAGATATTCAGTCTCTTTACATAGTTCTTGCACAGAGGGACCAGGTCTAGAACGGTCTTTGGGTCCGTCACATCTGGGACAAAAAGCTCAATAATGTTCTCCAGATGTCTCTCGAGGAACATTCGTTTCCAGCTGTGGCCATACTGAGACGTGTCACAAGGGTCCCACCGCTGTTTGCAGCACCGCTTCCAGTACCTTTCATCACTTATTAAACTGGCTGTCACATGCAGGGGCAGCAAAGGGGACAGCCTTTCTAGCACATAGTCCCTCTGGCCAGGTGGAAGTTTCTCAACTATAGGATGTTCTGAAATAAGTACACATGTGGGTTTGTTTATAAGTAGACAGGCAAACTCCCTAAATGAAGTTATTGTTACAATGATGCCACCGTAAACAACAGCGTACCCTCGAAGTTTCTCACAATGGTTTCCAGGCAGAGTTTTGATAAACGAGGCACCGTGGCAAGAGACCACTCTAGGTCTTCAGCAAAGATCCTCCGCACCTTCCTGTTAGACCCAGCCAAGTTTAGCTTTGCCACAGACGAATAAAGGGATTTAGACATTTTCCAAGTGGTAATATTTTCAGTATAGGTTTCCCTGAGGGGGGAAAAGGAAACACAAAAGAAGAGAGACATGATTTTTCTTTCCTGACATTGATATTGCCTTATTTCATCAGTGGTTACCAAGCAAGTCCTAATTCATATCCATGAGAGAAAAGTTGCACTATTACTGTATATggagtattttttttaaaaaaagaaaagaaaagaaaaagccatTAACGCCCTGTTGAATCTGTGCATATCTCTGGTCGAAACGGAATCCTTTACGTTTAAATGAGCTTTAAAATGCTGAGTTAACAACTCCCGCTAGCTTAACATTGCTGCAAAACAtgttcaaagtaaaaaaaaaaaattcaccgaTTATCGATTTATTGGGTTTTATGCAAATGATAACCAGACAAGAACTGCGTTTAATAATTCCCTAATCTGTCTGAAATCGACGAGTAGCGCCATGGCGCTTGCTCTACTTACGGTTCTGTCCTCTGGTCTGGGCTCCGTCTGTCTCCATGGTAACCGGGACGCCCCCGTCAGCTTTTCAGTGTAACTTCCGCCTTCCTCGTCTTCACCCTTGCAGTTCCTTGCAGCTAGAAGTCACGTGATCCTGACAAACTCTTGTCTTTTTTTGCTGTTGGAGTAAATGTAATGCGTAAAACAACACTACTCTATGACGTGTACTCTGAACATACGGCCAGTGACACAACTTGTAATTTGGTGATCGTTGATGATTGTTGACTTTTTACGGGGTTTTAAAACGTGCGCTCGAATTGCATTCAAAGCTGCTAACATGTACGGCCAGCTGCTAACATGTAGCTAACATGTACGGTCAGCTGCTAACATGTAGCTAACATGTACAGTCAGCAGCTAACATGTAGCTaacatgtgtaaactactaataagacacgttagtccctagctaacgggtctgacactttagccgagcggttagtgatgtcgccctgtggtgcagtacaccctgtatcgaatcccgcaccgggcaagaaaataccaCATGTACAGTCAGCAGCTAACATGTAGCTAACATGTACGGTCATCTGCTAACATGTAGCTAACATGTACGGTCATCTGCTAACATGTAGCTAACATGTACGGTCAGCAGCTAACATGTAGCTAACGTGTACAGTCAGCAGCTAACATGTAGCTAACATGTACAGTCAGCAGCTAACATGTACGGTCAGCTGCTAACATGTAGCTAACATGTACAGTCAGCTGCTAACATGTAGCTAACATGTACAGTCAGCTGCTAACAAGTAGCTAACATGTACAGTCAGCAGCTAACATGTACAGTCAGCAGCTAACATGTAGCTAACATGTACAGTCAGCAGCTAACATGTACGGTCAGCAGCTAACATGTACAGTCAGCAGCTAACATGTAGCTAACATGTACAGTCAGCTGCTAACATGTAGCTAACATGTACAGTCAGCTGCTAACATGTAGCTAACATGTACGGTCAGCAGCTAACATGTAGCTAACATGTACATTCAGCTGCTAACATGTAGCTAACATGTACGGTCAGCAGCTAACATGTACAGTCAGCAGCTAACATGTAGCTAACATGTACAATCAGCTGCTAACATGTACAGTCGGACCTATATTTTCATTAGAAATAGAAATTAGGAGACTGGCCCATAGGTACTCACCGAATTGTTTGCATCAGCAAAAAGAGAAGGCAGCCTTGGTAAAGCTACAGAAATGAAGGGTTAGACTTCAAAATAATCATTCCACCCAACACGGTAGTGTTGCGCTAAAGGCAAGCCACTTTGCGGCATTTGTAGCCAGAATGAGAGGGGTTTTAAGTGTGTACTGGAAAGAGCGCTTTAGGCAACCGTGCCATCCGTGTTAGAGTAGCCCATGCTGAGACGAACGTTTGGAATCGACAGAACTGGCAGATGGGCCACGGCCTTCAGGATAAAGTGGACTTGGAGAGGATCCATCAAAAAACAATCTAACAAGCAAACGCAAATAGCTGGGGCAGAACTATAATTGAAATATGGGCAGAAAATAAGAAAACATTAATTGAGAATTACTTAGTGAAAGCAAATCAAAAATAAAAAGGCCTGCGCCTCACCCGTACCTCAAACTATCATACACCAAGCTTACAAATAGCTGTGTTTATTTTTCACTTCCACATCAGATATTTGGTAGCAAGCTATGTAATATATTCTCTGCATTTAGTATCAGTATACTACAAGATActgtagcgaaatcggggggcagccggggaaccgtcgccacagccgggacgcgaacccgtgtctcccactccgcacgccacagcgttaaccagtcgactaaagggtgccCGACCCGTTGATCAGGGGACCAACttgtctagttatccatgcacgttacactatgaatTTAAATATTGTGTCTTCGTGAAGCGTACGCAAACACAGACTGATAAGACTCTTGACAACAAGCAGAAAATGCAAACAGCAAGAGCAAATGTGTGTTATGCAGCAACTCCTGTGGTGTAAAATATGCTCCCTCACAGGCAACCCTCATACTGAGTTTGTGTGACTCCCCTTTGCAGTCTTTTACTTGCTGCAAGTTGCATTGCCACACGTCACCAGATGAGCTCGTTTCCTCAGTGACAACAGCACATAACAGATAGGCCAGTTGAGGCACAGTTGCACAACACTGACCCCTTCAGCGCAGTTGAGCAGACGCGTTGGTCTCCCTTGAGGGATTTAATGTCTGAATCTGACGCCTAAAAATTATACTCACAATTCCCCGAGCAGCCTGTAGCCAGTTCACAAGTCAGATTACTCATGAAACGCTTTACTGTAGAGGAGCCCACACACTGTAATACACTACAACATTTGTCAAGATATTACATGTatgtataaaaaaaacaacacttacaGATAAATGATTATGTTTGACTATAATGACGCAATATTGTCTTGGGAATCTTTCCCCAATGATGTAATAAGATAATTAAAGGAAAGTGATGCCTAATTGGGCTATTGTATTCATAAGATTAGTGACTATATTTAAGAcaaaaatcaataataataatacattttatttgtgggtgcctttcagagcactcaagaacACTTTATAGAACATAATAaaaaaagcagcactgtatcagacagcatagaatcaaaacaaagcagggtagacaataaaaagttaacacaacaggtaagtataaaatcatcatctgcacaaaacttaatcaagtgtggatcagactgaacatgccagtttgaaaaggtgtgttttgagatgggatttggagggtgaaagagagtcagtgttgtgaatttcttgtgggagagagttccataggcggggggcagaacgactgaaggctctagaccccatggtagtcaagcgggccaatggtgtagtgagttggagagcagaagaggatcggggggtgcgggagggcgtgtggatttgaaggagttcagaaagatacgaaggagctaagttattaagggccttaaatgtgaggagcaggatcttgaagtcaatgcggtatttaacagggagccactggagttgctgaagaacaggagtgacatGATCTATGGAGGGAGTTCTGgtgatgatacgggcagctgaattctggaccaattgaagtttatgaagacactggaGGGGAAGaccagaggatagaattacagtagtcaatacgggatggaaccagggtgtgaatgagtatggcggtgctgttaggtgtaagtgacgggcgaagacaattaatattgcgtaggtggaagtatgcagaccgagtcacattgctgatgtgagcttcaaaagataatgtgctgtcccggatgacacccagactctcaaCCTGAGGCGATAGAGGAGCTATAGAATTGTCAACAGTTCGGGAAAAActgtcaggtttagccaaagtagatttagtacctactaagagGACATCGGTTTTATcgctattaagtttgaggacgtggtatgaaaaccaggatttaatttctagtaagcagtcagaaaggggagtgggcggaagagtggaggtaggcttggtggatagataaagctgggtgtcatccgcatagcagtgaaattgaatgccaagtTTCTcgaaatgtggccaagaggtaataggtaaataataagtaggaggggtcccaatacagttACTTCAGTTACTACAGTAACAAttacttttaattgggatgaactcctctttggtctattacacgcaacacccacaaacattaatacaagCTACTTATTTGGAACATTGAGCGTAGTTTCTAGAAAAGAAATGGCTTAAGAGGCCCCATCTATAGAGACCTGGTGTGATATAATTTATGACAttttttgtgatggaaagaatcacCTTCTCCATGACGCTTGAGGAAATGAAATTTGAGGaaatttgggagaagtggaaattgtgtatttccccaaaacgtccttcttttgtttaaatgtgtttatgtgggcatggtttttgtactttttttccccctttatcgtaaatggaaaaacaccccatgttctaCTTTCGTGTTGTATCATTACTCTGTAAAAAGCAGAAAAGATGGATCCCTTTATAAAAGTATCTAACTAAAGATGATTATATAAAATGCTGTTAATTTGTGATTCCAAatagattaagaaaaaaaaagaaactgtttACTGTAGAGGATCCCACACACTGTAATACACTACAGCAAACTTTATTTTTTAGAAACTGGATTCCACTTCCATGCCATcggtgcatggtgtgtgtgaattaattaattgtaaagcgctttgagtggctgttgcagctagaaaggcgctataaatatgcaacttgattgattgattcaacATTTGTCAAGATACTGCATGCATGTATAAAAAACAATGTATACTTAATGAAAAATGATTATGTTTGACTATAATGATGCAGTATTGTCTTGGGAATCTTTCCCCAATGACGTAATAAGATAATTAGGGGAAGTGATGCCTAATTGGGCTCTTGTATTCATAGGATAAAGGAAAAAGGCTTGTGTGGTTCTTGTGGGACAGTGAGCCAGCTAGGAAGGGACAGACGcatactcacacacgcacgcacacacacaggcacacacacacagacacagacacacacacaggcacacacacacacacagaaagagagagcaagagagagaggtttACCAACATCAAGCTGCATCAGGGAGGTTGCTCGGAGATTCGGGAAAGTTAGAGAAGGAACGAGGCTCTGACTGTAGCCCAAGGCCGTCCATCACTGTCATACTCGTGTAATGCAGTCCGACAGACACACGCTCCCCTCGCACTCTGGCTTTAATGGACTGGCGTGACATCAGCCATCCACAGCACAGGAGGAGCGTGCACTTTGGAAGCTGCTGTTGAGCTGCACTCAAGTGATTCCCCCCACTGAGAATAATAAGCCCCCACTGGGAATAATAAGCCCCCACTGGGAATAAACCCAGTGGGGTGACTCGTGGTGTTAAGTAAACCTGTATCTGCTCTGGGAAAGAACTTCTGAAATTTTACGATAACCTTGAATATCGATTGTCTTGTCACGATGTAACACGATTCAGTGATATCAACCCGTCTTGGCTGAGGAAATGTTCCTTTAGTTTGTGAATAACAAGCATTAGTTGTCAAACATGATTTATAACAAGCAGTGGAGAACACTGGCTGTGCTCATCTGACCAGCGTAATTGTTTCTAAACACCACCGAAATGTTGGTAAAATAAGGGTACTCTGCTTGACAGGGCATCGTCTATGCTGCCATTACAGATGACTGAAAACGGGGTTTAAATGACCAaatcccagatagcagacacatttgggcctaatctggggcacttttggtacttatggCTCGGTTACAGCACTggaaactgttgtgtgggccagacgtggcccaaatgtcataagccggccctgacttgggttacggcaagtgttgtgagggccagacatggcccaaatgtaatgaaccgggcttgacttgggttacagcacacacgatgtgggccagatgtggcccaaatgtgacCCAAGTGCGgccgagttgaggcagccacactcaccctgagtcaacgccatcattcaaggccaaatgtggcccGTAAGACTGTAGatatgggccatatttgggccaaagattctttgctatctgggatgtgtCTCCAAGATGGCCTAATATTGTATAATTGGGATGTCAACAAATGAAACTGCTGATGCCATCTCATTCTAAGCACAGCAGGATAGAGGACCCACACATCTCAGTGAGTGAAGGCTGCCTCGTATGGAAAAGAGATTCGGTATTGGGATACTGACCATCAACTTATGTGACAGAATTAACATGACATGAAATTGCCAGGAATCTTGGCAGAGCCCTTACAGAATAGCgtcactaataataataaatcaaacttacgtagcgcttttctaacactcaaagtcgctttccaataaacggcggtgaaccaagacaacagataaacatgacacggacatacaggggtggattggaggcggggtgggggtgggggggggctacgagaaggagaagcggcagccacgcatgacgccagcagtaATCTCCGACTTAACTACACATAgagaagggcaagaaaaacaaaaaacacgagCGCTGTAACTGAGGGTTTAAAACACCAATACAGGGCACACAGCATCACCGGTGGGGATCTGCTAAGTGCAAGAGGCTGTTGCACTGGTTGCTAGGCAACATTGCCGCATCACGTGTGGAATTACCCAAGGATAGGTTTTggtagcgcgcgcgcgcgcacgcacacatgccgactgcccccccccccccccgagttcgctgctcgctctctctctctctccctctccatatatatatatatcgacacGGATAccggaaaaaagattttaatatttTAATACGGTTTCGGAATGGTGTTGTGAGCGCTAAtctaatgagcggaatatcaacacggatacctAAACAAAGATTTTGGACGCGTGCGAGCTCGTTCTTCCACAGCCCACGCTGGCTGGACGCTGTCGACGCTCTGCCCGCGCTGCCGCCGCGCTGGACGGAGACGTGCGACGCAATTCGGCGCTTGCGTGATGAAACTTGAACAAGGAAGTCGGGAGCAGGAAGCTCGCCTTCAAAGTAAAAGTTGCTTGTTTTGAAGCGCGTACTactcctttcggctgctcccgttaggggtcgccacaaacTAAAcgaaataaatgaacaaatagcCTAAATAATGAACATGATTCATAACTGTTATACCGtcacaccccccctctctctctcacacacacccccctgtatttttacttttttttttacttttaacttttttagccatccattatccgaaacacttatcctgctctcagggtcgcggggatgctggagcctatcccagcagtcattgcgcggcaggcggggagacaccctggacaggccgccaggccaccacagggccgacatacacacacacacccacgactGTACAAGGGTCTTCAACGCACCACCCATCTCCGTTTAAATAAACTTTTTGCTACGTGTTGTCTGGGTTGAATGCGGTTTCTAGCCGTCGGAGGAGATGATGATACTTCGCTTCAAGCTTCCGACTGAGGCGCCTCGGAGTTGTTTGCGTCTCCAAGGTAACAACGACTTCCGGGATTGGCGGAGCTGGGTAGGATCCCGGGCGGCGCAGTGCCCACCGTTTTAGCTTTCTATCTCTTGTGGCATCCCTTTCACCAGGAATTTGGGAACAAAACGTCTTAAATATGAAGTTTAAATCACAGATTCGAGCACACACCGGTTTCACAATCGCGTAGCTCATGGTAAATCTGGTTTGTAGGTTATGACATTACAGTTAACTATCAAATTCCCCATagtgacaccccccacccccccagtgaTTATGCTTGGCATTCCCACTTCCCGGATGTGTCATCGGCTGCTATGCAAAACCTTCATTGCATCGTCGGCGTACCTGGGATTAGAATCAAGACTTCAAGTTTCGAAGCTGCTGTATGAGTTTCACCAACCCGTCTTGCAACTGGTTGATTGCCCTTTCTAGACGTTTCCCTGGtcagattttatttttatttagcaAACTGATAAGTGTATGATAATTCGCAAACTAACAATAAATTGTAATCAACCCCGAGTGGCTGCAATTTATTCTTTATTCGGtttttctatccatccattatccaagccgcttatcccaaccggggtggcggggatgctggagcctatcccagcagtcattgggcagcaggctgagagacaccctggacaggctgccagtccaccacagggccctatttcagcagctcaTGTAGATTCCGTATTTCAAAATTCAATACCGCTCCCAGATTGCAAATCTCCTCACTAGATTTAAGGGTTTTGGTTGGtgttcagtattttttttttatgtctggcGCCATCTTGCGTCTGAATGTATACCACCAGTGTTAAACTGGGTTTACCCGGGGGTCAGTCGGGGGTGGACCGATCAAATTTAAGGTAAATCCTGGAAAAGTTAGTTCAAATGACCTCATCTAGTTGATAGATGGCAGTCAGGAAAAGACATCGAGTAGCCTTAAAGCCTCCCCCAGGCTAAGTGGTCTTGAAAAAAAACACCTTACACTTGTGATTTTTCCAGTGGAGCATCTGTCACTAACAATTCAACGATGTGAGAACAGTGGGCCACTGTCAGGGACAGATGAATGAAAAGCAGTGTCAGTAAAGAAGACTGTACATATTCACATAAAGCTATTTTGGTTGGCTGTTTGGGGGAATGACCCTGATTCAGAAGTCACACTGTCACGTTACCGCTGACGTTTCATCACGTCTCATCTAGTTGTTAACAGAGCTCAAAGTGGGCCCGTACTCACCGGTACACAGTACTGGCACTTACTTCTCACAAGCTGCCGGTACTCTTCTGACCTCTCCATATCAGCCTCTCTGGCCCTAAATAAACTGCATTACCCAGGGGTCACTAGGGGCACTAGTGACGCTCACCTGGTCCCGTTTCTGCCTGCCTGCTTTTCTTTGTCGGTGGCTAATCTAAGTAGCATTACATTAACCTTTCAATAACAATGTGAAGGACAACTGGACATAAGAGCATGATGATGTAGAGGTGCTTAGTTTCTGCAGCACACTAAAAGTAGAGAGAAGGGCGTCCGGgaggcgtggcggcctattccgttgcctaccaacacggggatcggcagttcaaatccctgtgttacctccggcttggtcgggcatccctgcagacatggTTGCCCgtggtgggaggccggatgtgggtgtgtgtcctggtctctgcactggcgcctcctctggttggtcggggcgcctgttggggtggggggggactgaggggaatagcgtgatcctcccacgctctacgtccccctggcgaaacgcctcactgtcgggtgaaaagaagcggctggcgactccacatgtatcggaggaggcatgtggtagtctgcagccctcccggatcgacagaaggggtcaagcagcaaccgggacggcttagaagagtggggtaactagccggatacaactggggagaaaaaggggggggggtaaataaaaaaataaagataagAAAAAGTATCAGATTTCACGGGGAATACAAGGAACTAAGGGCTTGATGACTTCACTGCTCCACACAATAAAGCTAGTGTACATAGTCAAATATTTTTTACTCTAATAATTGAAATGTTGTCCCCTCGACTAAACAAACTTCATGTTGTGAACAACAGCAATATCTCCTAGTATCTTTTCAGAATGTAATAATGATCTGATGATACCTGTGGATACACACACCGACATGTGAATGAGGACTCCGTAGCCGAATGGTTGCAGCACATGCCACAAGGTTGCAACGCCGccagttcgattccagccggcgacCCTTGTTGcacgtcatacctctctctctcccctcatttCCTGTCTATCTTTCAACTGCCAGTGTCTAATATCACTGGGTTTTTTTCCACTTCAAGTACTGGGCATAATTGTTTTATTTAAAAATTTCCACGTGTTTATACATAAAAACAACTATTTATATCAGAGCATCAGCTGTGATGCTTTGACAGCTAGTGACTTTGTGAAAGCACTACCTATGTAAACAAATATGATTTCTTCTTCTGCAACCAAACAAAAAGTAAGACAAGTGACCTCGTTACAAAAAACGTTAACTTAAATCTGAACAAGTGTTCCAAATAATGCTGAGCTTTATCTCCAATCACATAATTGCTCTACACCACTGGATTTAAGAGaaacaacgcccccccccccccccaaaaaaaagtcctTTTGCAACCTCCGGGAAGGGAGAACATGATTAATCGTCACTGCTGATGTCTTCATCAGAGGGGATGTGAAATTAGCTGGAGTCCAACTCGGTGCTGGTGTCTGTGTCTCAAGaggccacagaactgaagcaACTGTCAAGCGAGCACGATGTTGCTGTCGCCGCTGTCGCTGCTGATCAATATCACTTCCGTTGGTTTAGTCCCTGGTggacttggggaaaaaaaataatgagAGTCTGTTTTTCAGATAACAGAGAATAATTGTAACATCCTTTCTTCCAAGTCTCACTCCATGAATTGATAAGCAAAAATGGACAAACACTTTCGCCATCTGTGCTTTTCTGGGTCACTCAGAACAAGCACCGGTGACAGCACTTTATTCAAAGTTCGTGCAAATTTAAACCTTTCTCCAAAAAGATT includes:
- the tcte1 gene encoding dynein regulatory complex subunit 5 codes for the protein MSKSLYSSVAKLNLAGSNRKVRRIFAEDLEWSLATVPRLSKLCLETIVRNFEEHPIVEKLPPGQRDYVLERLSPLLPLHVTASLISDERYWKRCCKQRWDPCDTSQYGHSWKRMFLERHLENIIELFVPDVTDPKTVLDLVPLCKNYVKRLNISQLLLPIKEPQQAEEEECLDSASDSGSDRPSMDHFDFGILLDKLTSLEELHLMYRVKDCGMNFEWKMFEITLRDCESLAWALMSCKTLKVLRLQQSKVEDEKCRMLVRHLLDHPSLRELDFSHNLIGDRGARAVSKLLNRSKLETLNIYDNDIRGPGAQAIASALSKNSTLLSLNLRLNRLGDEGGQAIGKALRWNHTLLHLHLGANEMTEPTAAVLAKALAQNNTLKTINLSCNRLGEDGGKLLEDGMSHNISITECDIRLTEVGQEADCSISQVVQNNRDREHERRAPENGAG